The region AAGACGATGCGGAACCACATAAAGTGCGGATAGGCTTTGGTGTCCGGGTGGAGGACCTGATACTGCAGGCGCGCGCCGGACTGGTGAAAGCCCATGGACTGGGCGATCGCCATAGCGCGGCGCGCGGTCATCCAGCTGCGGCGCAGATGTCCACAGTTGGCCTCGTACAGACTCTGGATCATGATGCATTCCAGGAATTCCACACTGCCCACGAACTGATCCTGCGTGGTCACCAGGCGGATAGCTACCTCGGCCATCCGTTCGCGCATCACGGACGGGGGCTCCGAGAGACCCTTAACCTCATCGTGAAGATCAGGGTGCAGGtgctgcaggaagctggCCAGATGAAGCATATGCCGCGCGATCAGCACGGGATGAACACCAGGGCCCGTTATGGGTAGCAGCGGGCTGTATGCGCGTAGGCCATCGCGATCGAGGATACTGTAGGGCGTGGTCAGGATCTCATGAAAGGGGACGGACTGGTGACTGCTGGCCGCGGCAATACGAGTGGTATCCTGCGGAGAGGGCAAGGCGTTGTACAAGGTGTGTGAGATGTCTTCCCCGGCGGGAAACCGTTCCGCAAGGGACAGAGAAGGGAGAGGCGGGGCAGGCTGCTGGACAGCCGCATCCTCAGTATACAGTTGATCCTGGTCAGTGCTGCAAGCCGGCGTATAGCTGGCGTCCTGGTGCAGGACTTGGTTAAGCCGCGACTGTACTTGGCGTAGACGATCGCGCAGCTGGCGGGTGCTGTCGATTGGCGTGGACAATTGCTCGGGGAACTCCTGGCTCACACACTGCGTCCACCGTCGGTGGCACCCAACACAGACGGCATCGTTGGGGCGCTCAAAGACGCATTTCATCTTGCGTCGTTTGCATTCCCAGCAACTGCGGGTGCCTCGACGTACTTTCTTGCGCTTGAGGGGAGGCGCATCTTCGATGCTAGGCCTGCGGTCCATGAAGATGTAATCTCGGACGATCCAGCGATACGATGTGTTGAATTGGGGATATGGCAGAGGGTgagatgggaaagatggGCAGGATCTGTACGTCACAGCGGCCTTTGTTAATTACCATTTCGTCCGCCGGTGCGGCGGACTAGCTGGAGCTTTTCCGTCCACTGGAGTGTTGGACGGATAGCGTATCTAAAGGCGTAACTGGAAGCGTACTGGACTGGTACCGGGAATACCCGTCATACGGACGATTGTAATCGGACATCAGCAACGGAAAAGGAATAGTCTCGCCCTAAGCCCATGACACTTACCCTATTTCAGAGTATGGCAATATCACTGGTGCTCCTCGCCGTATCGGCGGTCGAACGACTGCCCTGAATGTTCGCGCCATTCACAGTACACTCCATGAGCGGAATGGCGCCCCTGAGACTGCCTGGGCGCATATATACTTCTGTGCCAATGAAGGGCACTAGGACTGTCCGCCACTCACCTATCCTTCCGAACCGCATCGTGAAGAGCGCACCATGTCAGCGCCAGCGCCTGAGATCCCTGAGACCAAGAATGACATGGACTATGGCCATGAGTCGCCATCGCCCATCACCTCCGTCAATGGCCCTGATAAAGAGCAGGGTGATGAAGAGACGGACATCACGTATGCGGAGCCCCTGCGCTTGACCATCATCATGTGCACGCTGAGCCTCAGCACCCTGATCGCCGCCCTGGGCCTGGTTAGTCTCTTGGTAGCGTTGCGCCTTACCTAGGATCAAACTAACTAGGAGCCACAGGGTATCGTCGCTACAGCGATTCCAAAAAATAACGAGCGACTTCCACGCTCTCGACCATATTGGGTGGTACAGCGGGGCCTGCTTCCTGCTCGTCGGCACCACCTCTGCCCCATGGGGAAAAATGTACAGATTTTTCTCGGCCACATACACCTACATGATGGCGCTTGGCTTTTATTCGGTGGGGAGTGTGGCCGCGGCTGCTGCACCAAACAGCATTGCTTTGATCGTTGGGCGTGCCCTACAGGGCTGGGGCTGTGCCGGGACGCTGGGGGGCTCCGTACTGATCATCAACTTCACGGCAGACCCCAAATTCCGTCCAATGCTTATTGGGCTGTGGATGGGCGTTTTTATGATCGCTACCACGATTGGACCGTTGCTTGATGGTGTGTTCACCAGCGAGgtcagctggcgctggtgttTCTGGGTCAACCTTCCCGTTGGCGGCACAGCTATTGTTCTGcaatttctcttcctccgcatGCCTAAGCACATCAAGCCCACCTCAGCAACATGGACAGAGATTCTCCGCCATCTCGACCTCAGCGGGTGAACCGTGCTGTTTTGCTCCGTTATTTGCTTCTATTGGCTATGGAGTGGGGAGTCTAGCGAAGCAATGGAGTGACGGTGCTGTCATCGCCACGTTGGCCTTGTGGGTGGCCTTGTCCATTGCATTTGTGGCCATCGAGTGGTTCCAGGGAGAGTATGCCATAATGCCACTGCGCATGCTGAAGCCGCGCCCATTCTGGTCGCATCTCCTCTACGCGTGGATGTAAGTCGTACTTCCCTTTCAGAAGAGAGATCCGTCCACCTAGCTGACTGTTGCAGTGCCAACCTGGGCAACTTCCAGATCCTGTTTTACCTGCCCATCTATTTCCAGTCCATGCATGGCTCGCCCGCCATCATGAGTGGTGTCTATAGTTTGCCGTTCATGGCCTTCTACACCCTTGGTGCCATTATTAGCGCCATTCTCGTCGGGAAAACCCATCTACTACAGCCTATTGAGCAAGTCAGGGGGCTGATCGCCGTGCTGGGCGCCGCTCTGATCTACTGCATTGACGTCGGAACTCCCAAAGCCTGGTGGATCGGCGCGCAGGTCCCGTCTGGCCTGGGAACTGGGCTGGGAAACCAGGTGCCTGTGACGGCGCTACAGGGCTTTGCGACTCCAGAAACTGTGGCCGCCACGATGGGCGTCGCCTTTAGTGAGTCGTCCGGAGTCGACTGCCATGATTGCTGCTAACAGTGTTTCCAGTGTGCCAATCCATCAGTGGCGCCTATTTTGTATCAGCCGGAAATTCCATCTTCAATAACTACATGCTGAAGACTCTCTCTGTCACAGCTCCGCGTATCAGCTCCTTTGAGATTTTGTATATGGGCGTGACCGACCTGAAGAATGCCTTCCACGGGAAAGACCTTGCCTTGATTCGACAGGCATACATGGTCGGCATCAAGGatgtcttcgccttcgctcTGGCGGGGCCTGCCTCACCGTCGTCCTGGCCTTGATAGTTCCGTTCAAGAAATTGCCAGATCatgaagccaagaaggctgaggataAGGAGGCCGCTGATAAGGCCTCTTGACTGAGCGAGAGGTCGAGAAAAACGCGAGAATAATAGGTGGATGCAGTGGACGAGCCTAGAATAGTTATTAGGAAGTAGACAATAACTGTTAGTTTCGAGTTGAACCAAATGGACTGATATGTTTTGTTTCTTTACCTCCAGATATGACCTCCCAGCTTCAAACCTAGGTATCATAAAGTGGGCCAGGATAAGGGCCGTCACTGATAATTTCAGACTGGCCAACATTGATGACAGACAAGTGGCCGGCTTTACTTCGCAGTCTAACAATCAACGGCAGAATGCAGCGTTGTATGACTGGACATAGAAATCCCGATGCCGTAATCGAATCCCCCCGAAGCCCGATCCTGATAGCATACAAGTAATCCCTGATCGGCTCTGTTCTTGCTTTCAGCTAACCCTCCATACCATGTCAAATCTCTCGTATTTCCTCGATACGGCCACAAGTACTATCGGCTCCCTTCTTCTCTACTCTGGAGTATAGGGACCTTTATTAACCCTCTAGGTTGTACGTCCCTTTCCACCCCGTCCCAGTTGATGGTCTCTCCTCACCGAAGCAATAATCCGTTACATCGGAGGCAAAAGGCTTCGGCCTCCCGTCCGCAACGCCAGAGAACCTCATCCTGTTCCCTAGCGCGACAGGTCGTAACCTGGGCGCCGGCTTTTTTGTCTGGGGCATGATCCTATTacgcaagaagaagatgttAGGCATCTTCCTGATTTGTTGGTCATGGGCGGGGATCGCCGATGCTAAGGTGTTGATGGAGCATCCGCATGGAACGAATAAGAGCATTCAGATTCGGAATACAGTTATCTTGTTGATTTTGGGACCGCTTTTGATTTGGTTGCCTTGACTTGATGTTCATCGTTCAGAGGGTGGAGTGGGGGATGGAACAAATATCAATGAATAGACTTGTCCAGCCGGCCGGCGGGGTATAAGCCCTAAC is a window of Aspergillus nidulans FGSC A4 chromosome VI DNA encoding:
- a CDS encoding uncharacterized protein (transcript_id=CADANIAT00010473), with protein sequence MSAPAPEIPETKNDMDYGHESPSPITSVNGPDKEQGDEETDITYAEPLRLTIIMCTLSLSTLIAALGLRFQKITSDFHALDHIGWYSGACFLLVGTTSAPWGKMYRFFSATYTYMMALGFYSVGSVAAAAAPNSIALIVGRALQGWGCAGTLGGSVLIINFTADPKFRPMLIGLWMGVFMIATTIGPLLDVGSLAKQWSDGAVIATLALWVALSIAFVAIEWFQGEYAIMPLRMLKPRPFWSHLLYAWIANLGNFQILFYLPIYFQSMHGSPAIMSGVYSLPFMAFYTLGAIISAILVGKTHLLQPIEQVRGLIAVLGAALIYCIDVGTPKAWWIGAQVPSGLGTGLGNQVPVTALQGFATPETVAATMGVAFMCQSISGAYFVSAGNSIFNNYMLKTLSVTAPRISSFEILYMGVTDLKNAFHGKDLALIRQAYMVGIKDVFAFALAGPASPSSWP